One Thermoanaerobacter pseudethanolicus ATCC 33223 DNA window includes the following coding sequences:
- the panB gene encoding 3-methyl-2-oxobutanoate hydroxymethyltransferase, which yields MEEKVSTLTLRKFKKEGRKITALTAYDFPTAKILDNCGIDMILVGDSLGMVVLGYESTIPVTMEDMIHHTKAVSRAVNRAFIVADMPFMSYHISKEQAMTNAARLIAEGGAHAVKLEGGEEIASIVKAIVDAGIPVVGHLGLTPQSVHQLGGYKVQGKEKEQAKKIFNDAKVLEQAGICALVLESIPMELAKNITENISVPTIGIGAGPYCDGQILVTHDMLGITQGHRPKFVKQYADIEKIMIDGINAYIKEVQQVLFPDEEHSFTLEKRENK from the coding sequence ATGGAGGAAAAAGTATCAACTCTCACACTAAGGAAATTTAAGAAAGAAGGAAGAAAGATAACAGCTTTAACTGCTTATGACTTCCCCACAGCTAAAATCCTTGACAATTGCGGAATTGACATGATTTTAGTAGGAGATTCTCTCGGGATGGTGGTTTTAGGATACGAAAGCACAATACCTGTCACAATGGAAGACATGATACATCACACAAAAGCCGTTTCAAGGGCAGTCAATCGTGCATTTATAGTTGCTGACATGCCTTTTATGTCATATCACATATCAAAAGAACAGGCTATGACAAATGCTGCAAGGCTTATTGCAGAAGGCGGAGCCCACGCCGTAAAATTAGAAGGAGGAGAAGAAATAGCTTCAATAGTCAAAGCCATAGTAGACGCAGGAATACCAGTGGTAGGTCATCTCGGTCTCACTCCTCAATCAGTCCATCAACTGGGAGGGTATAAAGTCCAAGGCAAAGAAAAGGAACAAGCAAAAAAGATTTTTAACGATGCCAAAGTATTAGAACAAGCAGGTATATGTGCCCTTGTGCTTGAAAGCATTCCAATGGAGCTTGCAAAAAACATTACAGAAAATATTTCAGTTCCAACTATTGGAATAGGTGCCGGTCCTTACTGCGATGGTCAAATCCTTGTCACCCACGACATGCTGGGAATAACTCAAGGTCATAGGCCTAAATTTGTAAAACAATACGCAGATATTGAAAAAATAATGATTGATGGCATAAATGCTTACATTAAAGAAGTACAACAAGTCTTATTCCCAGATGAAGAACATTCTTTTACTTTAGAAAAGAGGGAGAATAAATGA
- the panC gene encoding pantoate--beta-alanine ligase, with translation MIVTDKISNVRNIIKEQKLSGKKIGLVPTMGYLHEGHLSLVRIAKKHSDFVAVSIFVNPIQFGPNEDFDRYPRDLERDLKLLEKEGCDLVFAPSVEEMYPSELLTTVNVDKITEKLCGAFRPGHFKGVTTVVAKLFNIFTPDIAVFGQKDAQQVAVIKKMVEDLNFPVEIIKAPIVRESDGLAMSSRNVYLNPEERKAALILSKSLKEAEKLLLNGERNANTIIKKVNEVLNSEPLCKVQYVSCVHPDTLEDLTYIKDKALIAIACFIGTTRLIDNLLWGENI, from the coding sequence ATGATAGTAACAGATAAAATTAGTAATGTAAGAAATATAATTAAAGAACAAAAATTGTCAGGTAAAAAAATTGGACTTGTACCTACAATGGGATATTTGCACGAAGGCCATTTGTCCCTCGTAAGAATTGCAAAAAAGCATTCAGATTTTGTAGCTGTAAGCATATTTGTAAATCCAATTCAATTCGGACCTAATGAAGACTTTGATAGATATCCTCGAGACTTGGAAAGGGATTTAAAACTTCTTGAAAAAGAAGGCTGTGACCTTGTTTTTGCTCCTTCTGTAGAGGAAATGTATCCTTCTGAACTTCTCACAACGGTAAATGTAGATAAAATCACTGAAAAACTTTGTGGAGCTTTCAGGCCCGGTCATTTTAAAGGCGTCACAACAGTTGTGGCAAAATTATTTAACATTTTCACACCAGACATAGCAGTTTTTGGACAAAAAGATGCACAACAAGTTGCAGTGATAAAGAAAATGGTGGAAGACTTAAATTTTCCTGTAGAAATAATTAAAGCCCCTATTGTAAGGGAAAGTGACGGTTTAGCAATGAGTTCAAGAAATGTATATCTAAATCCTGAAGAAAGAAAAGCAGCCCTAATACTTTCAAAATCTCTAAAAGAAGCTGAAAAATTACTTCTAAATGGCGAAAGAAATGCTAATACTATAATAAAAAAAGTAAATGAAGTCTTAAACTCAGAGCCTTTGTGCAAAGTGCAATATGTCTCCTGCGTTCATCCTGATACATTAGAAGACTTAACTTATATAAAAGATAAAGCACTTATTGCAATAGCTTGCTTTATTGGGACAACAAGGCTTATAGATAATCTATTGTGGGGGGAAAATATATAA
- the panD gene encoding aspartate 1-decarboxylase, with translation MQRFMMKSKIHRAIVTDANLNYQGSITIDKNLMELADILPNEKVQVLNINNGARFDTYAIEGERGSGTICINGAAARLCQVGDIIIIISYAIMDDEEAKNYKPKVIFVDENNKPVNM, from the coding sequence ATGCAAAGGTTTATGATGAAATCTAAAATACACAGAGCAATTGTAACAGATGCCAACTTAAATTACCAGGGTTCTATAACAATTGATAAAAATTTAATGGAACTTGCTGATATACTGCCAAATGAAAAAGTACAAGTTTTAAATATCAACAACGGTGCACGATTTGACACTTACGCAATAGAAGGCGAAAGAGGCTCAGGTACAATATGCATAAACGGTGCAGCAGCAAGACTATGTCAGGTAGGCGATATAATCATCATAATATCTTATGCAATAATGGATGATGAGGAAGCCAAAAATTATAAGCCTAAAGTAATATTTGTAGATGAAAACAATAAACCTGTAAATATGTAA
- a CDS encoding FAD-dependent oxidoreductase — MKLYDVVVVGGGVSGTVAAIASARNGAQTLLIERYGFPGGTLTNMGVGPMMTFHAGDRQVVKGIPQEIVDNLVKVGGSPGHVIDTTGFVSTVTPFDVELMKYTLQKMLIDSGVEILFHSYLSGVEMDGSKIKSIKIVNKSGEMTIKSKIYIDSTGDADLAIRCGVNYLLGRPQDNLTQPMTMNVRIGNVDIKKIKEYMLNNPTEFRMVDKEKIIKAKRLSVNGFYSILKEARKKGEINFERDMVLFFETNTPGEVIVNMTRVQRLNGTDIEDLTKGEIIGRSQAIELFNFMKKRIPGFENCILISTGPQIGVRETRKIVGEYILTAEDLVSNKRFDDCIAKGGYPVDIHSPEGEDVVYLKLKEGSDYDIPYRSLYSKKVDNLLVSGRCISSTHEANAAIRVSPIAMATGQAAGTAASIAAKEDIKVSNVDVEMLRNILLKQGAYI; from the coding sequence ATGAAACTATATGACGTAGTTGTTGTTGGTGGTGGCGTATCAGGTACAGTTGCAGCAATAGCATCTGCAAGAAATGGAGCTCAAACTCTTCTAATTGAACGATATGGATTTCCTGGTGGTACGCTTACAAATATGGGTGTTGGTCCTATGATGACGTTTCATGCGGGCGATAGACAGGTTGTAAAAGGAATACCACAAGAGATAGTAGATAATCTTGTGAAAGTTGGTGGAAGCCCCGGCCATGTGATTGACACAACTGGGTTTGTAAGCACTGTAACACCTTTTGATGTAGAACTTATGAAATATACTTTGCAAAAGATGCTTATAGATAGTGGTGTAGAAATACTATTTCACAGCTATTTATCGGGCGTTGAGATGGATGGAAGCAAGATAAAATCAATTAAAATTGTGAACAAATCAGGGGAAATGACTATAAAAAGCAAAATTTATATAGATTCAACAGGAGATGCAGACCTTGCTATAAGGTGTGGCGTTAATTATTTATTAGGAAGACCTCAGGATAACTTGACACAACCGATGACAATGAATGTGAGAATAGGCAATGTAGATATAAAAAAAATAAAAGAATATATGCTAAATAATCCAACTGAATTTAGAATGGTAGATAAAGAAAAAATCATAAAAGCAAAAAGACTATCGGTAAACGGCTTTTATTCTATATTAAAAGAGGCAAGAAAAAAAGGAGAAATAAATTTTGAAAGAGACATGGTATTATTTTTTGAAACAAATACACCGGGTGAAGTTATAGTAAACATGACAAGGGTACAAAGGCTAAATGGTACAGATATAGAAGATTTAACTAAAGGTGAAATAATCGGCAGAAGCCAAGCCATTGAGTTGTTTAACTTTATGAAAAAAAGAATACCTGGTTTTGAAAATTGCATATTGATTTCAACAGGTCCGCAAATAGGAGTGAGAGAAACTAGAAAAATAGTTGGTGAATATATATTAACAGCTGAAGACCTTGTTTCAAACAAGCGTTTTGATGACTGCATTGCAAAAGGAGGTTATCCTGTTGATATACATTCTCCGGAGGGTGAGGACGTTGTTTACCTGAAACTTAAAGAGGGAAGTGATTATGATATACCATATAGAAGTTTGTATAGTAAAAAAGTAGATAATTTACTTGTGTCAGGCAGATGCATATCATCAACACATGAAGCAAATGCAGCAATAAGAGTTTCCCCAATTGCTATGGCAACTGGGCAAGCAGCAGGGACAGCCGCAAGTATAGCAGCAAAAGAAGATATAAAAGTTTCAAATGTTGATGTAGAAATGTTGAGAAACATTTTATTAAAGCAAGGGGCTTATATTTAA
- a CDS encoding hydantoinase/oxoprolinase family protein, producing MLKVRIGIDVGGTFTDAVAIDNDTYELIGTVKLPTTHTAKEGVAKGIIDVLKKLMDEYNIKPGDVLFIAHGTTQATNALLEGDVVPVGIIAAGRGIEGIKVKSDTNIQDIELAPGKILKIVNKYVELDDEFEKNVEMKIEELKTQEIGAVVAAQAFSVDDPTTENRIIEIVEQKGLPVTATHEITKLYGLKIRTRTAAINACILPKMIETANMTEESVKKSGIKAPLMIMRGDGGVMSIAEVRKRPILTLLSGPAAGVAGALMYEKISDGIFLEVGGTSTDISAIKTGKVMVNYAEIGGHKTYLNSLDVRTVGIAGGSMIRLGDKDIEDVGPRSAHIANLPYAVYSDPEEIIEPEIVYIKPKKNDPDNYVAIKSKNGKVFAVTVSCAANVLGYVRPEDYAYGNVEAARRALEPIAKKLNKTVEEVAKKIMDIASMKVIKVVEQLLTDYKLDKSTTVLVGGGGGSASIVPYVAKMMGMDHRIAKNAQVISTIGVALAMVREIVERTIQNPTEKDILSIRNEAKEAVIKSGALEETVEIYVEIDSQKNIVRAIATGATELRSKDILNRNLGREEIKKIAAQSMKLESAKNVQIIDETGSMYIVKGIENKKKFFGLLSQKIESVMVIDKEGVIRLNKNNGKVYRTNITNFENYLNKALEQNIFYGDGGAEIPDCFIILPNRIVDLSGLIDKEQIISLAKVEIGGLSDNDRILILLSKR from the coding sequence ATGTTGAAAGTAAGAATCGGTATAGATGTTGGAGGAACATTCACAGATGCGGTTGCCATAGATAATGACACTTATGAATTAATAGGGACAGTAAAGCTTCCCACAACTCATACTGCAAAAGAGGGAGTCGCGAAAGGCATTATTGATGTACTTAAAAAACTTATGGATGAGTACAACATTAAGCCAGGAGATGTCTTGTTTATAGCTCATGGTACAACACAGGCAACAAATGCATTATTAGAAGGTGATGTTGTTCCTGTTGGCATTATAGCTGCAGGGAGGGGGATTGAAGGTATTAAAGTAAAAAGCGATACAAATATACAAGATATAGAACTTGCACCAGGTAAAATATTAAAGATTGTAAATAAATATGTTGAATTAGACGACGAATTTGAAAAAAACGTAGAAATGAAAATCGAAGAGTTAAAGACGCAAGAGATAGGAGCAGTTGTTGCTGCTCAAGCCTTTTCAGTGGACGATCCAACAACAGAGAATAGAATAATAGAGATTGTAGAACAAAAAGGACTTCCGGTGACAGCAACGCACGAAATAACAAAGCTATACGGATTAAAAATAAGGACAAGGACCGCAGCAATAAACGCATGCATACTTCCCAAAATGATAGAAACAGCAAACATGACAGAAGAAAGCGTAAAGAAATCCGGCATAAAGGCACCTCTTATGATAATGAGAGGTGACGGAGGAGTAATGAGTATAGCAGAAGTGAGAAAAAGACCAATACTTACCTTGCTTTCAGGACCTGCTGCAGGTGTAGCGGGTGCCCTTATGTATGAAAAAATATCTGATGGCATATTCCTTGAAGTTGGAGGAACAAGTACAGATATCTCTGCAATAAAAACAGGCAAAGTAATGGTAAACTATGCGGAAATTGGAGGGCATAAAACATATCTTAATTCTCTTGACGTAAGAACGGTAGGAATAGCAGGGGGAAGTATGATAAGGCTTGGTGACAAAGATATAGAAGACGTTGGACCCAGAAGTGCTCATATTGCAAATTTACCTTATGCAGTCTACAGCGATCCAGAAGAAATAATAGAACCTGAAATAGTATATATAAAACCAAAAAAGAACGATCCTGATAATTATGTTGCAATCAAAAGCAAGAATGGAAAAGTATTTGCAGTAACTGTATCCTGTGCAGCAAACGTATTAGGATATGTAAGACCAGAAGATTATGCCTATGGTAATGTAGAAGCTGCAAGAAGGGCCTTAGAACCAATTGCGAAAAAACTTAATAAAACAGTTGAAGAAGTAGCAAAGAAAATTATGGACATTGCGAGCATGAAAGTAATAAAAGTTGTTGAACAACTTCTTACTGATTACAAACTTGACAAATCTACTACAGTACTTGTAGGTGGGGGAGGAGGAAGTGCATCAATAGTTCCCTATGTTGCAAAAATGATGGGTATGGACCATAGAATAGCCAAAAACGCCCAGGTGATCTCTACAATAGGTGTAGCACTTGCAATGGTAAGAGAAATAGTAGAGCGTACCATACAAAATCCTACTGAAAAAGACATATTGTCAATAAGAAACGAAGCAAAAGAAGCAGTGATAAAATCGGGAGCATTAGAGGAAACAGTAGAAATATATGTAGAAATAGACTCACAGAAAAATATAGTGAGGGCAATTGCGACAGGAGCTACAGAGTTGCGTTCGAAGGACATATTAAACAGGAATTTAGGACGAGAAGAAATAAAGAAAATAGCAGCTCAATCAATGAAGCTCGAGTCAGCAAAAAACGTTCAAATAATCGATGAAACAGGTTCAATGTATATCGTAAAAGGCATAGAAAACAAGAAGAAATTTTTTGGATTGTTATCACAAAAAATAGAAAGCGTAATGGTAATAGACAAAGAAGGAGTTATAAGACTTAACAAAAATAACGGTAAAGTATATAGAACAAATATAACAAACTTTGAAAATTATTTAAACAAAGCATTAGAACAAAACATATTTTACGGTGATGGTGGAGCTGAAATTCCTGACTGCTTTATCATACTACCAAATAGAATAGTAGACTTATCAGGACTTATTGACAAAGAACAAATAATTTCACTGGCGAAGGTAGAAATAGGCGGTTTATCTGATAATGACCGGATACTCATATTATTAAGTAAAAGGTGA
- a CDS encoding DUF4127 family protein, with product MLKIAYIPLDNRPCNYDFILKAAKIKGIDIITPTEEKLGKFTTHGDVEYIRKWLMNLRNVDYLILSIDMLAYGGLIASREMNLNVVPYGFAESIREFKKNNSNCKVYAFNIIMRTSISVKDEKTYEYWKLINEYSSLAYNEHENFSRIKELEKIIPKSILDGYLKARRRNHEVNNISIDLVNEGIIDFLVLGQEDCDKIGIHLLEQERLLTKIRELGLEEKIMMMPGADEFGQILFVRVLNDISRMKIGRLVYDNDRLRYVVAQYENIPIYETLDLHIKAAGFDINEVNDQIILYIITPKIFDDIIWIDDDHYKYLEGVKAEDVYINDEELDAYIKNHKIIIFDLCHANGGWKELIYFLSKNNLLHEIYGYTAWNTASNSIGTGLLFYALLYEENKDSKLFLEFLIERFYDDFLYQSIVRPKINKILQKEGENIHLFREFKYNYNIILCELMKKHDEIIKKSILNKPIKILENLQIKDYHIECSFPWNRTFEIKVDVKVQI from the coding sequence GTGCTAAAGATAGCGTATATTCCGCTTGACAACAGACCCTGCAATTATGATTTTATATTAAAAGCAGCTAAAATCAAGGGAATAGATATTATTACACCGACTGAAGAAAAGCTGGGTAAATTTACTACTCATGGGGATGTAGAATATATAAGAAAGTGGTTGATGAATCTCCGTAATGTAGATTATCTTATTTTATCTATAGATATGTTAGCCTATGGTGGTTTAATTGCAAGTAGAGAAATGAATTTAAATGTTGTTCCGTATGGGTTTGCAGAATCTATTAGAGAGTTTAAAAAGAATAATAGTAATTGCAAGGTATATGCCTTTAATATAATTATGAGAACATCTATAAGTGTGAAAGACGAAAAAACATATGAATATTGGAAACTGATTAATGAATATTCTTCCCTAGCTTATAATGAACACGAAAATTTTAGTAGAATAAAAGAGCTTGAAAAGATAATTCCTAAGTCTATTCTTGATGGTTATTTAAAAGCCAGAAGACGCAATCATGAAGTTAATAATATCTCAATCGATTTGGTAAATGAGGGAATAATAGATTTTTTGGTTTTAGGTCAAGAAGATTGTGATAAAATAGGAATTCATCTTTTAGAGCAGGAAAGACTGCTTACAAAAATAAGAGAATTAGGTCTTGAAGAAAAGATAATGATGATGCCAGGTGCTGACGAGTTTGGTCAGATTTTATTTGTAAGGGTATTGAATGATATTTCAAGAATGAAAATTGGAAGGTTAGTGTATGATAATGATCGTCTAAGATATGTAGTAGCACAATACGAAAACATACCAATTTACGAAACTTTAGATTTGCATATCAAAGCCGCTGGTTTTGATATAAATGAAGTAAATGATCAGATAATTTTATATATAATAACGCCTAAAATATTTGATGACATTATTTGGATTGATGATGACCATTATAAATACCTTGAAGGTGTTAAAGCTGAAGATGTTTATATAAATGATGAAGAACTAGATGCCTATATAAAAAATCACAAAATTATAATATTTGATTTATGTCATGCCAATGGAGGCTGGAAAGAACTTATTTATTTTCTTTCGAAAAACAACTTATTACATGAAATATATGGATATACAGCCTGGAATACGGCTTCAAATAGTATTGGGACAGGACTCTTATTTTATGCTTTGTTATATGAAGAGAATAAGGACAGTAAATTATTTCTTGAATTTCTTATAGAAAGGTTTTATGATGACTTTTTATACCAAAGCATAGTTCGCCCAAAAATAAATAAAATTTTACAAAAGGAAGGAGAAAATATCCATTTATTTAGAGAGTTTAAATACAATTATAATATAATATTATGTGAACTTATGAAAAAACATGATGAGATTATTAAGAAATCAATATTAAATAAACCTATTAAGATTTTAGAAAATTTGCAAATAAAAGATTATCACATTGAATGCTCTTTTCCATGGAATAGGACATTTGAAATAAAAGTGGATGTTAAAGTTCAAATATAA
- a CDS encoding transporter: MSVQGILIILVFVFFAYLMVTQKMPALLALPSMAIVIAIIAGMPLNYILSNIIGAGAVRLQSAMAAAIFGAILAQIINKTGISESIVRTAAELGGDRPIIVALAITFAVALIFTSLGGLGSVIMVGTIVLPILISVGIEPVIAASLLLMGLNLGGLFNVMNYAFYQSALNLDMATIKSFALAFGIIAAVVLLLFIFINVPKKKTVTAWAMPTETQEEKPRASWYALLTPIIPVLLLFIWPLIFKDAEGKPIQIDIISAMLIGILYGILTTRPREIKNLLTSSIIEGIKDVAPALGLMIGIGMLLLAVMDKTTAALISPIISKILPTSKIGYVLFFVILSPLALYRGPLNLWGLGSGVAALMISAGILPPQAIMGALIATGNIQGVCDPTNTHNVWTAYFTNTDTTTILKKTLPYMLIVVLLDIIYVALFKW; this comes from the coding sequence ATGAGTGTCCAAGGTATTTTAATCATTTTAGTGTTTGTCTTCTTTGCGTACTTAATGGTTACACAAAAAATGCCTGCGCTTTTAGCACTACCATCAATGGCTATTGTTATTGCTATAATAGCTGGGATGCCTTTAAATTACATTTTATCGAACATAATAGGTGCTGGAGCTGTGAGGCTTCAAAGCGCAATGGCTGCTGCAATATTTGGTGCAATTTTAGCGCAGATAATAAACAAAACAGGAATTTCTGAAAGCATTGTAAGAACTGCTGCAGAATTAGGGGGAGACAGGCCGATTATCGTTGCATTAGCAATAACCTTTGCAGTTGCTCTTATATTTACTTCTCTCGGAGGCTTAGGATCTGTAATAATGGTAGGAACGATTGTTTTACCCATTTTAATATCAGTAGGAATTGAACCAGTTATTGCTGCTTCATTGTTGCTCATGGGGTTAAATTTAGGAGGTTTATTTAATGTTATGAACTATGCTTTTTACCAAAGTGCTTTAAACCTTGATATGGCAACAATAAAAAGCTTTGCCTTAGCTTTTGGAATAATTGCAGCAGTTGTTCTTTTATTGTTTATATTTATCAATGTACCGAAAAAGAAGACTGTTACTGCTTGGGCAATGCCCACAGAAACTCAGGAAGAAAAGCCTCGCGCTTCTTGGTATGCTCTTTTGACGCCAATCATACCCGTTTTACTCCTTTTCATATGGCCATTAATCTTTAAAGATGCAGAAGGCAAACCAATTCAGATAGATATAATATCAGCAATGTTAATAGGTATTCTTTATGGTATTTTGACAACAAGACCCCGCGAAATAAAAAATCTACTTACAAGTTCAATAATTGAGGGGATAAAGGATGTCGCACCTGCACTAGGTTTGATGATAGGGATTGGTATGCTTTTACTCGCTGTTATGGATAAAACAACTGCAGCACTAATTTCTCCAATTATTTCCAAAATTTTACCAACTTCGAAAATTGGATATGTATTATTTTTTGTGATACTATCACCATTGGCACTTTACAGAGGACCTTTAAACTTATGGGGACTAGGGAGTGGTGTTGCTGCCCTCATGATTTCAGCAGGTATATTACCTCCTCAAGCTATTATGGGTGCATTGATTGCTACAGGCAATATTCAAGGTGTGTGTGACCCTACTAATACTCATAACGTTTGGACTGCATACTTTACAAATACAGATACAACAACCATTCTGAAAAAGACATTACCATATATGTTAATTGTTGTATTGTTAGATATTATATATGTAGCGCTTTTTAAATGGTAA